From a single Miscanthus floridulus cultivar M001 chromosome 8, ASM1932011v1, whole genome shotgun sequence genomic region:
- the LOC136470039 gene encoding uncharacterized protein, protein MAQSSPLLVEKAAAGLVEKAVAEFTWLEKAMPASLPASSSSSGLHRRRAPSPARPPSLHARRSDERRPPPSPPSSAHFPPRRAPPASLPASSASSLPCTASLPPCAQIRRAPPASLPAKLRPLPSPASSTRLPPRLAGELLPRQRGEPQRAPGLHRPRGPPARRASPRASQQRPRLSRRVAVPGPMDGHRVGGPSPSLVPGEEHAARGVRVVGAVYDEGGGGPPLALTSLPRKTLRLGEIRHK, encoded by the exons ATGGCGCAAAGCTCGCCACTCCTGGTGGAGAAGGCCGCGGCAGGTCTGGTGGAGAAGGCCGTGGCGGAGTTCACGTGGCTGGAGAAGGCCATG CCTGCCTCCCTCCccgcctcgtcgtcgtcgtcgggccTGCATCGCCGACGAGCTCCCTCCCCTGCACGGCCTCCCTCCCTCCATGCGCGCAGATCCGACGAGCGCCGCCCGCCTCCCTCCCCGCCAAGCTCCGCCCACTTCCCTCCCAGGCGAGCTCCGCCCGCCTCCCTCCCCGCCTCGTCGGCGAGCTCCCTCCCCTGCacggcctccctccctccctgcgcGCAGATCCGGCGAGCGCCGCCCGCCTCCCTCCCAGCCAAGCTCCGCCCACTTCCCTCCCCGGCGAGCTCCACCCGCCTCCCTCCCCGCCTCGCCGGCGAGCTCCTCCCACGGCAGCGAGGTGAGCCCCAGCGGGCACCTGGACTTCACCGTCCTCGTGGGCCGCCGGCACGTCGGGCTTCCCCGCGCGCGTCGCAGCAGCGGCCACGCCTCAGCCGCCGTGTCGCGGTACCTGGCCCGATGGACGGCCACCGCGTCGGCGGACCGAGCCCCAGCCTCGTGCCCGGAGAGGAGCACGCGGCGCGCGGCGTCCGCGTCGTCGGCGCTGTCTATGACGAAGGCGGTGGTGGCCCCCCGCTGGCGCTCACCTCGCTGCCGCGGAAGACTTTGCGTCTTGGAGAAATACGACACAAATAA